The stretch of DNA GTTCTAAATTCATCATATAGTTCAACCCCTAAAGCATCTTACTCAGTGCTTGTCACTACGAGATTTCCCTAATAATGTACACATACTTAGATTAATCGAACATAACGCAACTAATCTCAAAGTCGGCCGCCCCAGCGTAATGTGAAGTCTCGTTTAGTCTGTTAATGTCTCCGTCGTTGCCCGGCTAGCATGCCATCATCGTATCAAACTCAAATATGGTAAGAAATGGTTAAAAGAGGAGAGAAAGAGTTTGACTAGGTCAAAGTGGAGTCTAGGAACAGGCTGTAAACGACTTATACTTATAGGCGCCGTTCaaccttatctcgtttacagtgtaaacgagatagtcATATCGCAGCTGACGTGTcctatctcgtttacactgtaaacgagatatgactGGGAAACGCAAAtcagtaaatatttttaaaattatttatttcggtaactagtgcttttattttatttatttaaataaaaaattcccccagactaaataatatttaaagcTAAAtgcaatttttataaattaatcaatttaattttgtgTTGCTCTTTGTATATGAACAAAAGATAGAGAAAGAATAGTGAATGGCGATTAACCAAACACCTCAAAAGCAACCAAAAAATAGCACATTTTTTagtcaaatttcaaaatcaatattGTTTTatcgatttttagcaaatcgatggTAGTTCGATTCTATTAGTCTAGGAGCAAAACCTACTCCTTTTTTGCAGGTACCAGTTCTCTATAAGTACATCAAAGCGTCTCGAATTAGACGGATATCGaaatgaaaaataaactaaaatttgtaaaagaataaaagagatgaaaaATAACTTTTTCGAAAAGTAAATtagctgaaattagagagggttgcattaaaatttaaagaaagcagTAAAAGTGCCTTCAACTGGATCAAATGGCTTTGGgtatgaaaattaaagatgctGATATTTAAATTGCATTCGAGAATTAAATCAATgcttgaaatataaattttcttgaaaaataaaGTTTACAGAAAAGGTAAAGttagcagaaaatgtaaatgaaaagtaaagacaagtggaaggaaccctacagaaaTTTGACTCGAGGCAGACTCAGAAAGTTGTTGAGATGTGAGTGTGCGTGAGTAATTTCTGAAGTAAAGTTCCAACCTTTATTCCCTAAAACTTTCTGATATTTATAATCTACTTCTGTAACCGATTGTTAATTACATAGTGTTGTCTTGTATGCGCACTCCTTGGTAACCGTCCCCGCACTTTTGTTAATGAAACGTTACGCATCAATTCCTCACGCGATGAAAACCTTCAACTTCTCCACTTATGTAACCGTTTCATTCACTATTTCGAACAACCATTCGATTCCTCATTCGAATATCTCTTCGACTAGGCTCACTCGATTTAACAATGTGTCCGAAATCAAGCTTGTGTCGAGCAACTCTCAACTTATACCTGCACgtgtattaaataatatttcgATCTAGTTCACaccaatcaaaaatatttttcgatcAACAAATATATTCAATATGCAACGACATTTCGTATTTGGAGAAAGGGCCAATATGTCTCTATAGCAATTCTTCAATGCGACGTGGTACTAACGTTTGCTACATCACCCACAAACTGACACCTCATATGGGCAACCTTCTGCTAACTAGTTACAGGAGTTGAATTGTCCAATTCCTCTCGAGGATGAGGGCCATTTAGAGAGTTTCGGGATGATTGGACTACGACATGTCCTATGAGCAAAGGATTAGGGACAGTAAAAGATATTCACTctaaaaagaaatattattaaagtttctaTCCTCATCCCTAAAAATTTCAATCTATGTGTTCCCTTTTTCTAGAAGTATTGAATGGACTAAAATTTTGTATTcaaaaactgaaattttagttGTCAGTCTCTGTCTCAATCCCAGTCCAAAAAACAAACACAGGCTTAAAGAATTAAAAATGGGAGTTAGAGAAACGAATCATACCTAAAGCTACCAAAGgataattctaaaattaattatcctGAAAGAGTCATTCAAatgtagaaataaaaaaataaacattaagAAAGAAATAGTCATTCGAAAAAGGACCGTAACTAATGGTGATAAAGAAGAGGTGGTGATGGTGGCAGTGACCATAACAATGGTGGTAACTGGACATAAGAGTTGGATGAGAAAGAATTTAGGTGGTAATGCCAAAGGGTTGGATATCAAAGTAATAGTGGTAAAAATTTGAAGACTAAGAGTGAAACATATTATGTTAagaagattaatttaaaaattttagataatttttaaatttaattaattttatcaacaaaaattcatcttttatgagtataaaaatatttttttaaaataaatatttcagtttttttttttttgaatatgtATGATCAAAAATAGTCATTTACACCCCGCTAAAACTATTCTCTCTCATCATAGGATACCAAACTATTCTCTCTTATCATAGGATATCAGCACACTACCATTTGTAGATTAACTTCCTTTTCTACTATTCCTTTTCTATATTATGTTCAAAGCACGTAGAAAGACTACAAAATAAAATCGAAATATAGAGAGCGATAAAAGATAATTTGATTCATAAGATTTTCAAATGAATTATATCTGAAATAATctctaaaaaattatgtataaatCATTTTGATCTCTTAAAAATATAATGACTCAATTTCATCCTTAAAAGAAATTCTTTCCTAAAGTAAAATTTGTCACATATCAAATTCTTAACAATAACATGTCAACAGAAAATTACCAAAAAGTACCAATATCACATTGGTATCTTTTGAAGAATCGAATTAAATGCATTAATttttccaaaaccaaatcaactCCTAGATGATCAGAGACCAATTTTAACATTAACCCATTTCTACGTGGAGCAGTAAAACACTATTCAATATGGCATCTAATACCTGAAGCATAAAATAATTATCTGATAACTGATATACAGTTCTGGAACTTACAATGGAATGTCACAGCTATAACAAAGTGAAAAATCTCTTTTATCTAAAAGTGGTGCTGATTAATAAATCAAGTTAAAATTAGGATTTTAAAAAAGGTCTCATTAGGAATAAATAATATAAGCAATGCAAACATTTCTTCTCTAAAACTCATACAGCAGCAGGTGCTTCGTTTTCCTGTTCAGTGCCTTTGTCATCATCACCTCCCTGAACTTTTTTGTATGCTTCCTCTAAAAACTTATGCTCTGATGGCAAATTCTTCTTCGCTTTTCGGCTTCCTTCAATCTTCCATAGCTCCCACACCCGAGTTCTTGGTGGTGGTGACGAGTCTGCAATCGGTGCAACTAGCCCGGGCTTTCCGTCATCTATAACTTCGTCAACTAAACCATATTCCTTAGCTTCCCAAGGATTCATAAAATTATCGCGATCAGTGTCCAAGTCTATCtgcaaatgaaaaaaataaaataaatgatggggagaaacatatttaatatatataattagaacagatgattgaggtGCATCTGGAAACTAACCTGATCTACAGACTTCCCAGTAATCTTTGATAGTATCTTGTTTATCTTAATCTTGTGATATGCCATTTCTCTTATCCGAATGCTCATGTCAGTAGCCTGCAATTATGCTTATTATTAGCAAATATACACCGTAAATTTGCAGATAACTGGTCCATTACGCATGCCAATTTTCAAAAGATAACTCATCCTACATAGTGTAATCGCAGAGTAATTACACCAACATAACAATTCACAATAAATGGTAAAACTAATTCCATGTACAAATGTACTGTGTTTCCAACAGCGTCATTGTAAGTTACTTTCCTAAACTATAATTTACACCACTCTAATGTATCAAGACAAAAACACAAAAGGCATGTGAATCCATGCCAACTCATTCGACAATTCAATAACAAGAAAACTGACTTTCacctatttttttctttcttaggaAAAATGATCCAACGTCCATGAAATCAAACTGAATTCAATAATTGATGTTGGGGGGAAGGAAAGGTCTTACTTTTCCACCAGCAGTTCCAAGTGGCTGATGGATCATAACTCTTGAATTTGGCATACAATAGCGCTTCCCTTTAGTACCAGACGCAAGGATAAATGCACCCATTGATGCCGCAAGCCCTACACAAACTGTTGACACATCTGCTTTGCATAACTTCATGGCATCGTAAATACCCATTCCTACAAACACAGATAAAATCAGTTAAGAGCAACCACAAAGAGCCTACACGTATTACAGATTCATTAATCTGAACAATGCTCCAGATTTTACTAATACTCGGTTGACGTCCCCGTCCTATAACCGTAGATTCAACACGTTCAATATCTTATTCAGACAACCTTGAACCTTTCCTATGTAGCTTCAAATTTTCATAAGTATATCTTAGCTTGCCAATCACAAAGATCAACAACTTCTTTTATTGGTAAACAGATTAAGATATGACGCAGATCAACAACTTACTTCTTAATTGTACTTTCTGTAAGATATATAAGAGCATTGTGCTCAATACCATTAGCTTAGTGTCTTTTAAGATTTACCCCAActaatcaatatcatacataTGACGTACTTATCCCTAAAAATTCATCCTAGACTAATAAAGTAATGATATGGTAACAAACGACTACAAAATTGAGCTGAAACATTGGGTAAGTGGAGCTTTGTTGAGACATACCAGCAGTGACAGAACCACCAGGTGAATTTATAAACAACTTTATGTCTTTTTTTGGGTCATCAGCATCCAAAAAGAGGAGCTGACTAATGATGAAATCAGCAGTCATATCATCCACCTGCTCATAACAAAACAGAAAACCATTTCACAAAACATAGCAACAAGTAATGGCATACTTCTTCAGTTTAGTTTCATTCCATATTTTTACATCCCATGGTTCAGAAAACAAACCCATATTAAAAAGCAcacaaatttctaattttcaaGAGTACCAAACAACATGTCCTCAGAAACTGAACACCATCACATCAATTTAAACCCCTCCTCCTGTCTCTTTTGTTTTGCTATGTTCGCCAAACAACGCAAATATGAAAAAGATGGCAAATTTCTCAACcaattaataaaacaaaacaaaataaaaaatcagaaaGACAAAGGGTACCCTTAAAATATCAAACATTCAGAGCGAGAGCAACGAAACCCCAAATTGATCGTACCTGAGAACCCAAAAAGATAATCCTTTGGCGGAGAAGCATATTGGTAGTGTCAAGTTCTTCGAGTCTGGGAAGCCATGGAGAAGTCGTAGAAGCAGAGAAGTCATCATCGGAGACAAGCCAGTTGGAAGACAAGGTTCGTCTTGAGGCGCTAACAATGGAGAAGGATTTTCCCGGTCCTTTCTTGGAGGGAATGGGAATTTGGGAGTGTAAGAGGGTTTTGGTTCTTCCATGGCTGAAGGTGAAGTTAAGTGGGGTGCACGTTGAGGCCGCACCATAAGTTGCTGCTGCACATGCTTCCATCgtcttcctctcttctctcttttttggaTGGTGCTAACGAGTTAGAGTCCCTCGGATATGTTCAACACTTCAACTTTAACTTGGGTTTTAGATTTGGACTCAAATtacaagaaaattattttttaaattaaaaactattttccCTAaaagtttgtttgattttatgaaaGGCAAAGAAcgtactatttttttaataggattttaaattgtattaaaaaactttaaaatttattgaaagcACTTTTTAAAGTACTTTTTACATGGAAAAGGAAAACAATATCTGCTCATCCAGCGCACAGCAAACAGAGCGACAGAGAGGTTGATTAATAGTTAAGACTGTTACTTTAAATAAGTAGGTTGTACCTAGAATGATTATTGCCCCCTAATAATTTAGACATTATTACTAGAGAAGAGTACTACTCTTTCTCTGATGTCCTTTTTCTTTTGTGTCATTTTCAGTCACCAAAAAATGATTGTAGCGTTTTAACACCCTCCAAAGTAAACTAAGGAAGTTTCACTCTTGAATCATAAATTTAGAAGTGAgattcatttttatttcattgatCCAAGAATAAaacctttatatttttttttcattgaaatcCTGTTTTAAcctcttaattaataattagagaCACTGGAGTTTAcactacatttttttttaaatacaatagTACTTTGAATATTGGAGATTTCATCAAAATTCATCCGTCAATATTTGTAACATTAAGTTTTTACAcattaacaagaaaaaaaataggttTTAACAAGTAAAGCAAGAACCAGATTGGAAGAAACAGAAAGAAATTTTGAAGAATGAGTTATGTTCAATTTCATTTGGaaacataaaaatgaagttAGAAATAATAGATCCGGATGTAGTTCCATGAGAAATTCTGATTGAGATCCTCACTCCATTTAGTTTATAAACTCCGAATGATAGAAAACTAGTTATCCAAAAAGAAGGATGGAACTCAGAAAACTTCACCTCCAcaaaatcataaatattaaCATGATAAGTCAGAAACATCCATTCTAGCTACACGCAAGCAACTTCAAACCAATAAAACAAATTCCAAAATCATGATGGTAATTGATACATATCGCGCACTTCATTTCCGAAGAAATGCCACAGTCGCCACGCGCGAGCCCACAGATCCACCAAACATGAATGTCGGATATGTGCGGACATGACTTAAGTATTGAAATACAGGATCTCTGCATGATTCGTCGTCCTTGGCTCCCTCTACTTCCTGAGCAGCAGCGATTTTTCGTCTGTTGAAACTTTCCACTTCTTGTATCAGCTCATCCTTTGTGCTGTTGCACGATGTAATCACCTTACATAGACAATGAGGAAGACAACGAATACATATATCATGAAATGGAAAATAAAGAGTATATGATTTTCTTTTTACTGGGATGAATGAAAGGAGTTTCGCTCTGTAATAGAGCATCATTTGGGTagaaactttaaaataaaatttgaagtgCTTACAAGTACTCCACCAGGTGCAACTAACTTCGCAACAGAATCCCAATACATCATTCTGTAAAGGTAGAGTTGATCAGTTCCACAAAGCGGCAATTAAAAGGAGaacaaatcaataaaaaatccACCACTCCCAAGACCTCCTAAACCagttattattttacttttatcgAAATTGGAAATGTGAAACATACAGATAGCAGAATTTTAACATCATCCCAATTCTCTAAAGAACAATTATGGGAATGCATATTAGGTTAGATGGTGGTTTCTCTTACCTCTTGACAGGACCATCAGGATGCAATCCAATAGCATCTAGCGTCCCCTTATCCATGACAAGTTGAAACTCTTGTTCCAACTTTGTCGCCAGGACATCATCGAccttaaaataattaaaggcCACATATTATCTAATGGACATGTAATAAATGCACAGATAGTAATGTCTTCTAGCGCACAATATAATTGGAAATGCCAAGAAACAATGTATAAACCagacaattttattttccttttatagCTAGGAGTTTCACAGAAATGAAAACTCCCATCATGATGTTGTTTGATTTCTGGCTTTCTGCTTGTGTTGCATGGAATCATTATGGGGTCAGGGTCTCAGGGATGCTGTAATTCACCTCTTGCAAGGATAAAAATTGTGCAAAATTGTGTTAAACATGATAAACAAACAAACTAGTCCATTGTACAAGCACAATTCTGATTTGTGCATACACAGCCTTGAACATACCAAAAATTTGATGTCAGAAAATCCATCACGATTAGCAACGCTTTGAGCAAGGCTGATAGCCCCTTCACTATAATCCGTACCAGTCAAATCAGAGAACCTGGAAAGGTAGCAAGAGTAAGATTAATAACACATGCAATGCAACATAAATAAACCCAGATATCTCTCAGAAACCAATAGGCAGAACTTCCAAGTACTTATAAGTGTACCTTCCCTCCAAAAAAAGCATATAATAGTATATACATTTCCATGCCACCTTTATGTAGCAACTTTCTTTGTTTACTTGAATATAtctttgtttttcatgattttcaCATATTCACACCTTGCTTTTGATGCTATGGAATTCTCGTTTAATTAGCAAttaaatatatttgtgtatgAACAAATTTATATGGCACAAGATTCACATGCCTTCCGATTTCCAACAATACACATTTTGTTATAATAAATAGTAATTCAGAAATTTGCTAACTTTTACAAagtctttcttttctctttttctatataaaaGAATTATACAGCATATATTACCAAAAGTGCAGAACATCGCAAGAAATACCATACCCTTGTTTAGCTAATTCTTGGAGAAGCAAACCATTGCCTGTCCCAATGTCAAGTACACTCCAACTAGACAAAACTTTATTTCCTAATTCACTAGCTTCAGCTTTGACATCATCAACATGATTTGGTATGCGGCCTTGAGAGATGTCAACGCACAAGTCTTTTGTCCAAGATGCAACTACTTCCATCACATCAGCCCCAAACCTGCACATGCAAAATAAAGGCAGAAAACATAAATGAAAGTTAAACAAGTCATAATGTTCATCATTATAGATAGTGCAACAATGTATCACTACCAAAAATTGCCTATAACAACAATGTTCATCACTGCCTAGaagttcataaactaaagaaaaattggcAGGACACAATTTGCTACTAGTTGGTTAAAATAGGTATAGAGGGGAACGAACATCCAGAAATTGAATAAACACTTTCTCTTTGATTATCTACTGCTATGTCTCTATGATACTTTGAATACATGTTTTAtttgagaaaatattttaaaaagtaaaaagtgaCCCGTCTATATTAAAATCAGTTCAATATTTACCACAACAGTTGAACTTTAATCTCTGCATCAAATTCATATATTCTTCAGTGAAGGCACATTAAGATATCGAAATTTACTTACCAAACTTCACCAGCATGGCCATGTTCACGAAAATTTGTAAGCTCGCCTGCATAGGCAGCATCCCAATAGCTCTGAAAACCCAGCATGGAAGAAACTGCATCAGCATCAGGCTCATCCTTGTCAGAACTgcaccaaaaaaattaaaagataaaaaacccTCAATCAACAATTTGCAAATCTAGAACTTTTCAATTCATTCAACTCATTTACAAAGCTCTCAACAAAACAGAAGCACCAGCGCTTCTGAACTGTAAACCCTAACAGAAAACCCCAAATTCCAAAACTCCAGATAGCTACATTGGAATCCATGCGTGTGGGTGTCTCCGTCTTTAGATTCAACATTCTGTGGTTCAGAAATAGCTAACTTCTTAGCAGTTAAGCTTCCTAAGACAGATTAAACAactatctaacaaaattaatcgGTTGCAAAAAATGCCTAAACTTCAAACAGCAACCCCCATCAATGCCCTAAAATTTGCAAAACGCAAATGCCACCAAACAAACCAGATCTTACATTCCTACTTCACCTCATTTCCAGATTCTTTCTCCTACTACTAAAATCCAAAAACCTAAGCGAATTTCACATAGTTCTAAATAACAAAACTTCACACTTTCACCCTTTCTATATACATATCCAAACACCCACGAACCTGCGATCTCGTCTTATAAACTAAATCAAGGCAGTGAAGAAAACAACGAATGATTGAAAGACATTCAGCTTCACAGAGCGATTTCCAGAAAcccaaaaatttcaatttcattcgaTACGTTGTCGTTTCGATTCACTTCAACCTTAAAatattgagagagagagagagagagagagagagagacgaaCCTGTAGTCGGAGGGAGGGGGGAGGTTGGCGTTGTTGAGAGCTTCGGCGGCGTCGGCGTGGCGCTGGTCGTCGTCGAGTGTGCTACCGTACTCGCTCTTGATAGACCAGGAGTCGGCGGCGACGGAGCGGTCGTCGTCGGAGACCAGATCAGCGGCCACCGCTCGAGCTTGTTGCTGTGAGGCGTCGGAGTCCTCTGGCTGCAAACGGATTCCGGCcattgaagagagagaaagagagaaggaaTGAGTGAGTTACTGAAAGAAGTCGCCGGGTGCTGCTTACTGCCTCAGTTTCTGATTTgcaatttctctctctctcaaaatctgaaaattcataagtatcattttattttagatattttattcgGAAAAGCTCTACATACAAGCCCTATATGCTTTACAAGtttattaaacaataaatttaaaatacgcGCTCCTCCACCTACGTTGattacacgcgctatataaTATGCCGCGTATATCTAacttccaaatttaaaatatttgtttccttcttcgttttcgttattttgagatttggttgttcttcttctcgcgcGTCTTCCCTCATTCTTCTCCATcgatcttttcctcttcttttctcactggtatgttcttcgtttacgttctctttttctctctctgcaactcaagtttcgttttctcttttgatttgttgttttctgaaatcaaagttcGAACTCGTTTTGAAGATGATGGATCCTTCAAGCTCAGATTCTGTGCTGAATCCAGGCGatgtggattatgaatttgaatctaacgaagttcctgaggtttgatttacagtaatttgtatagcattgtgtagtTTAAAAATTGCTGAACATTGTTTAATTACctggaatttatagcagacgctcgggtgtagatcaattcttctttgggtgtattttagctataagtgtgggtgtatatacactttactggttttttgttatttttaattgagttgttgttgttcaggtgtattatatcagacatgattggg from Arachis duranensis cultivar V14167 chromosome 4, aradu.V14167.gnm2.J7QH, whole genome shotgun sequence encodes:
- the LOC107485594 gene encoding ATP-dependent Clp protease proteolytic subunit 3, chloroplastic — protein: MEACAAATYGAASTCTPLNFTFSHGRTKTLLHSQIPIPSKKGPGKSFSIVSASRRTLSSNWLVSDDDFSASTTSPWLPRLEELDTTNMLLRQRIIFLGSQVDDMTADFIISQLLFLDADDPKKDIKLFINSPGGSVTAGMGIYDAMKLCKADVSTVCVGLAASMGAFILASGTKGKRYCMPNSRVMIHQPLGTAGGKATDMSIRIREMAYHKIKINKILSKITGKSVDQIDLDTDRDNFMNPWEAKEYGLVDEVIDDGKPGLVAPIADSSPPPRTRVWELWKIEGSRKAKKNLPSEHKFLEEAYKKVQGGDDDKGTEQENEAPAAV
- the LOC107485595 gene encoding uncharacterized protein LOC107485595 — protein: MAGIRLQPEDSDASQQQARAVAADLVSDDDRSVAADSWSIKSEYGSTLDDDQRHADAAEALNNANLPPPSDYSSDKDEPDADAVSSMLGFQSYWDAAYAGELTNFREHGHAGEVWFGADVMEVVASWTKDLCVDISQGRIPNHVDDVKAEASELGNKVLSSWSVLDIGTGNGLLLQELAKQGFSDLTGTDYSEGAISLAQSVANRDGFSDIKFLVDDVLATKLEQEFQLVMDKGTLDAIGLHPDGPVKRMMYWDSVAKLVAPGGVLVITSCNSTKDELIQEVESFNRRKIAAAQEVEGAKDDESCRDPVFQYLSHVRTYPTFMFGGSVGSRVATVAFLRK